Proteins from a genomic interval of Afifella aestuarii:
- a CDS encoding lysozyme, with product MSSSRLKKGIFGTVTALGILAVGFVGGWEGKRNVAYRDIVGVPTICFGETRGVKMGDTATDAECATMLGDGLVEFEAGMRSCLRDPDAIPDESYVAFLSAAYNIGQRAFCRSSMARRWNAGDLRGACDALLMWNKAGGRVIRGLVNRRKAERELCLKGLK from the coding sequence GTGTCCAGTAGCAGGCTCAAGAAAGGCATCTTCGGCACGGTCACGGCGCTCGGCATTCTCGCCGTCGGCTTCGTCGGCGGCTGGGAGGGCAAGCGCAACGTCGCCTATCGCGACATCGTGGGCGTGCCGACGATCTGTTTCGGGGAAACCCGAGGCGTGAAGATGGGCGATACCGCGACCGACGCGGAATGCGCCACCATGCTCGGCGACGGTCTCGTGGAATTCGAAGCGGGCATGCGCTCGTGCCTGCGCGATCCGGATGCGATTCCCGACGAGAGCTACGTCGCGTTCCTGTCGGCCGCCTACAATATCGGCCAGCGCGCCTTCTGCCGCTCCTCCATGGCGCGGCGCTGGAACGCCGGCGATCTTCGCGGCGCATGCGATGCGCTGCTCATGTGGAACAAGGCCGGCGGGCGGGTCATCCGCGGGCTGGTCAACCGGCGCAAAGCGGAGCGCGAGCTCTGCCTCAAGGGCCTCAAATGA